One part of the Hyphomicrobiales bacterium genome encodes these proteins:
- a CDS encoding LysR family transcriptional regulator — MELDRLDGLTVFMAVADRGSFASAGAQLDLSRSAISLAVRRLEDRLGVTLFTRTTRSVGLTEAGRQLYERARPLLTELDASLSDAADLGSGPSGTLRITVPRISVPLVIEPILAEFAREAPNVTLEIVAQDGLADIVQDGFDAGIRLGDQIEADMVGLNLTGPLPWQIVASPDYLAEHGAPENPEDLAHHACIGYRYTSSPSIYRWELLHNGRLTPFAVRGPVIVNDFATKPAVARQGLGLAYDLASTFEEDVQAGRLVPVLEAYVQTSEGFFLYYPHRHQVLPKLRAFIDVCKKHRRALTSA; from the coding sequence ATGGAACTCGACAGGCTTGATGGATTGACTGTCTTCATGGCGGTGGCAGACCGAGGCAGCTTTGCTTCGGCGGGAGCGCAATTGGACTTGTCACGGTCGGCCATCAGCTTGGCGGTGCGGCGGCTTGAAGACCGACTGGGCGTCACGCTCTTTACACGCACTACTCGTAGCGTCGGCCTGACCGAGGCAGGGCGTCAACTTTACGAGCGCGCACGACCTTTGCTCACGGAACTCGACGCGAGCCTTTCGGACGCCGCTGATCTCGGTTCGGGGCCATCGGGCACGTTGAGGATCACCGTCCCTCGGATCAGCGTACCTCTAGTGATCGAACCGATCCTAGCCGAGTTCGCCCGAGAGGCTCCCAATGTGACGCTTGAAATCGTCGCGCAGGACGGGCTGGCGGACATCGTCCAGGATGGGTTCGACGCAGGCATCAGGTTGGGCGATCAGATCGAGGCAGACATGGTCGGCCTCAATCTGACTGGCCCGCTCCCGTGGCAGATCGTGGCATCGCCCGACTATCTTGCGGAACATGGCGCGCCGGAAAATCCCGAAGATCTCGCCCATCACGCCTGTATCGGCTATCGTTACACATCCTCGCCCAGCATCTATCGGTGGGAACTGCTTCATAATGGACGACTGACGCCGTTTGCCGTGCGAGGGCCGGTAATTGTCAACGACTTCGCGACAAAGCCTGCCGTGGCCCGGCAAGGTCTTGGTCTCGCCTATGACCTGGCATCCACCTTCGAAGAGGACGTGCAGGCCGGTCGACTTGTGCCTGTGCTCGAAGCCTATGTTCAGACGTCGGAAGGCTTCTTTCTCTACTATCCGCATCGGCATCAGGTGCTGCCGAAACTCCGTGCGTTTATCGACGTGTGCAAGAAACACCGCCGCGCCTTGACGAGTGCTTGA
- the trxA gene encoding thioredoxin yields the protein MATVTVTDATFESEVLQSDIPVIVDFWAEWCGPCKMIAPHLDAISQEMDGKVKIAKVDVDNNQQTAQALRIMSMPTLVAFKDGQPVAQKVGAGSKTDLSNWIASAV from the coding sequence ATGGCCACCGTAACTGTTACCGATGCAACCTTCGAAAGCGAAGTTTTGCAGTCCGATATCCCTGTCATCGTCGACTTTTGGGCCGAATGGTGCGGTCCCTGTAAGATGATCGCACCGCACCTTGATGCCATCTCGCAGGAGATGGACGGCAAGGTGAAAATCGCCAAGGTCGATGTCGACAACAACCAGCAAACCGCCCAGGCGCTGCGCATCATGTCGATGCCGACGCTGGTCGCCTTCAAGGACGGACAGCCCGTTGCGCAAAAGGTCGGTGCTGGTTCCAAAACCGATCTTTCGAACTGGATCGCCAGCGCGGTCTAG
- a CDS encoding DUF924 domain-containing protein, translating to MKTDIVPRCDLGLTADGVLNFWAEAGPRRWWKKDPAFDAEISERFGELHKQATAGKFDHWETEHPDAALALVIVLDQFSRHIHRGSPEAYACDAKAVVIVHRVIARGDDRRMRSDVSEFIIMPLMHSENLGDQNLSVAETERTQGVEDLKSAIGHRDIILRFGRFPHRNAILGRESTPEELEFLKEGVFSG from the coding sequence ATGAAAACCGATATTGTTCCGAGGTGCGATTTGGGTTTGACTGCAGATGGTGTTCTGAATTTCTGGGCGGAAGCTGGCCCTCGTCGATGGTGGAAAAAGGACCCTGCCTTCGATGCCGAGATCTCGGAGCGATTTGGCGAACTGCATAAACAGGCCACCGCTGGGAAGTTCGATCATTGGGAAACGGAGCACCCCGACGCCGCACTCGCCCTTGTCATCGTGCTCGATCAGTTCTCGCGGCATATCCACCGTGGTTCGCCAGAGGCGTATGCCTGCGACGCCAAGGCAGTAGTGATCGTCCATCGCGTCATCGCGCGCGGCGATGATCGGCGTATGCGGAGCGACGTGAGCGAGTTTATCATCATGCCGTTGATGCACTCCGAGAATCTCGGCGATCAGAACCTATCCGTCGCCGAAACCGAGAGAACGCAGGGTGTTGAGGATCTGAAATCCGCCATAGGGCACCGAGACATTATTTTGCGGTTCGGACGCTTTCCGCATCGCAATGCGATTTTGGGTCGTGAAAGCACGCCGGAGGAGCTCGAATTCCTGAAGGAAGGAGTTTTTTCCGGTTAG
- the addA gene encoding double-strand break repair helicase AddA has product MSLTPTVPEATRLAQTKASNPQGSAWVSANAGAGKTFVLTRRVLRLLLDGQDPASLLCLTFTKAAAAEMASRVFSELARWTRLPDQDLGDVLQDLQGQATTRDLQRARGLFARALETPGGLKIQTIHAFCESLLHQFPLEAGVAASFTVLDDRDADALMQAARADVIAKAARGRDPALTEAFEGMAARFADSTVSDHLDAVLRARHALIRAFDAAGKEGFEARLAHLIDLHAAMLGLENGRVEPARQMLGDPIKSSASLTKARVEALVQTARDVGTARDAIRAEALLRAWSTADAQEGQALWREAFLTGDGKPRKVEGSYFAGKVRDQFPDVGLWLKTEQDRVLALKAHVDFADLMRVALAVLDRFEALKTARGTLDFGDLIARTAALLTRSQAQAWVRFKIDQRIDHVLVDEAQDTSAQQWAIIRALTDDFFDGEGRREDGVTPTFFAVGDDKQSIYSFQGADPRQFDGTRRALETKALQGGSSFEGRLSLLLSFRSTRDVLSAVDTVFARAEALQGVTQDIGLDHQHFRQARGRVELWPVIKGKKEPEPEDWTAPIDALPAPHLQLAEAIGERVRSLVDGGQNPGDVLILLRTRGAMADAINRALKQRAIAVAGTDRLLLTEHIAVEDMMALMQTVLLPEDDLSLACLLTSPLVGLSDERLEALCANRQGLLIDALYAPTDDPAIRQAALDVAGWRAMADFASPFSFLSTVLGRDGGRKKMLARLGEDARDPLDELLRLARSEETRPGSGLANLEAFLDTLRRLKLDIKRDMEARADKVRIMTVHGAKGLEAGTVFLVDTCRLPRAPSGVVETVEEEGSTNQAKPPLVLLAGDTRASAYAAIQETGKQRQLEEYRRLLYVAMTRARDQLIVTGHMTSETDPPTGCWYDLIDQALGPEAREVGDLEGLPEGAPVRVWRADPWPDGGEELDQTGGSGSKQAPDTTALNRLLAEPTPPPVPVAPLRPSQARKDLASSATDWSELAAADRHLRTVESLKEDGQAEALLFGTLVHRLLESPRLPTQDEAEAMARALDSANDPQFVTKARDQAAAVHAMAEAPTLFGPTSRAEVPLRGSLRDTSGDMRQITGTIDRLVVNEDEVWAVDFKTNATTPPLSRLNEVVPDYLAQIALYSGLLSRLFPARLVRCGLLWTGEPRLDWIAPETINATAQRLGINRDR; this is encoded by the coding sequence CGCCGGGTCTTACGCCTCCTGCTGGACGGGCAGGACCCGGCAAGCCTGCTTTGCCTGACCTTCACCAAGGCCGCCGCCGCGGAAATGGCGAGCCGGGTGTTCAGCGAACTCGCGCGCTGGACCCGTCTGCCCGACCAGGACTTGGGCGACGTCTTGCAAGACCTTCAGGGCCAAGCGACCACGCGCGACTTGCAGCGCGCACGGGGGCTTTTCGCCCGTGCCCTGGAAACGCCTGGCGGCCTGAAAATTCAGACCATCCACGCGTTCTGCGAGTCGCTGCTGCATCAGTTTCCGCTCGAAGCCGGTGTCGCCGCATCCTTCACCGTGCTGGATGATCGCGACGCTGACGCGCTGATGCAGGCCGCCCGGGCCGATGTTATCGCCAAGGCCGCACGAGGCCGCGATCCGGCGTTGACCGAGGCGTTTGAAGGCATGGCCGCGCGCTTTGCCGATAGCACGGTGAGCGACCATCTGGACGCGGTGCTGCGGGCGCGCCACGCGCTGATCCGCGCCTTCGATGCAGCCGGGAAAGAAGGGTTCGAGGCCCGCCTGGCTCACCTCATCGACCTGCATGCGGCCATGCTTGGCCTGGAGAATGGTCGCGTTGAACCGGCGCGTCAGATGCTGGGCGATCCGATCAAATCGTCTGCCAGCCTGACCAAGGCGCGCGTTGAGGCCTTGGTGCAGACGGCCCGTGATGTTGGAACCGCGCGCGATGCCATACGGGCCGAAGCCTTGCTGCGGGCCTGGTCGACCGCCGACGCGCAAGAAGGTCAGGCGCTCTGGCGCGAGGCGTTTCTGACCGGCGACGGCAAGCCGCGCAAAGTCGAGGGCAGCTACTTTGCTGGCAAGGTCCGAGACCAGTTTCCCGATGTCGGGCTTTGGCTGAAGACCGAGCAAGATCGCGTTTTGGCCCTCAAGGCCCATGTCGATTTCGCTGATCTCATGCGCGTGGCGCTTGCCGTGCTTGACCGTTTCGAAGCGCTGAAAACCGCGCGCGGAACGCTGGATTTCGGCGATCTGATCGCCCGCACCGCCGCCCTGCTCACGCGGTCGCAGGCGCAAGCCTGGGTGCGGTTCAAGATCGATCAGCGTATTGACCATGTGCTGGTGGATGAGGCGCAGGATACCTCCGCCCAGCAATGGGCGATCATTCGCGCGTTGACCGATGATTTCTTCGATGGTGAGGGCCGGCGGGAGGATGGTGTGACGCCGACCTTTTTTGCCGTCGGCGACGACAAACAGTCGATCTATTCCTTCCAGGGCGCCGATCCGCGCCAGTTCGATGGCACGCGCCGGGCGTTGGAAACCAAGGCGTTGCAGGGCGGCAGCAGCTTTGAAGGGCGGCTGTCTCTGCTGCTTTCCTTCCGCTCCACCCGTGATGTCTTGTCCGCCGTTGATACGGTGTTTGCGCGCGCCGAGGCGTTGCAGGGCGTGACGCAGGATATCGGCCTCGACCACCAGCATTTTCGCCAGGCCCGAGGCCGGGTCGAGCTTTGGCCGGTGATCAAGGGTAAGAAGGAACCCGAACCAGAGGATTGGACCGCGCCGATCGATGCGCTGCCCGCGCCGCATCTGCAACTGGCCGAAGCCATCGGCGAACGCGTGCGCAGCCTGGTTGATGGCGGGCAGAACCCCGGCGACGTTTTGATCTTGCTGCGCACACGCGGCGCGATGGCCGACGCGATCAACCGCGCGTTGAAACAGCGCGCCATCGCCGTTGCCGGCACCGATCGTTTGCTGCTCACCGAGCACATCGCGGTCGAAGACATGATGGCGCTGATGCAGACGGTGCTGTTGCCCGAAGACGATCTCTCGCTCGCCTGCCTGCTGACCTCGCCGCTTGTCGGTCTGTCCGATGAAAGGCTTGAGGCTTTGTGCGCCAATCGGCAGGGCCTTCTGATCGATGCACTCTATGCACCGACCGATGATCCGGCCATTCGCCAGGCCGCGCTGGATGTTGCCGGGTGGCGGGCCATGGCCGATTTTGCTTCGCCTTTCAGCTTCCTTTCCACTGTGCTTGGCCGCGATGGCGGTCGCAAGAAGATGCTTGCCCGTCTTGGCGAGGATGCTCGCGATCCGTTGGATGAACTGCTACGTCTGGCACGGTCCGAAGAAACCCGGCCGGGTTCCGGTCTCGCCAATCTGGAAGCCTTCCTTGACACGCTGCGGCGGCTGAAACTCGATATCAAACGCGACATGGAAGCGCGCGCCGACAAGGTGCGGATCATGACCGTGCACGGCGCCAAGGGGTTGGAGGCCGGCACGGTCTTTCTGGTCGACACCTGCCGCCTGCCGCGCGCGCCGTCGGGCGTGGTGGAAACGGTGGAAGAGGAAGGGTCCACCAACCAGGCCAAACCGCCGTTGGTTCTGCTGGCCGGTGACACGCGTGCGAGCGCCTATGCGGCCATTCAAGAAACTGGCAAACAGCGCCAGTTGGAGGAGTATCGCCGCCTGCTTTATGTCGCCATGACCCGCGCCCGTGACCAGCTTATTGTCACAGGTCACATGACCAGCGAGACCGATCCGCCAACCGGCTGTTGGTACGATTTGATCGACCAAGCCCTTGGCCCGGAGGCGCGTGAAGTCGGCGATCTGGAGGGCTTGCCCGAGGGCGCGCCTGTGCGCGTCTGGCGGGCCGATCCTTGGCCGGATGGCGGTGAAGAACTCGATCAAACCGGAGGTTCAGGCAGCAAACAGGCGCCCGATACAACTGCGCTGAATCGTCTTTTGGCGGAGCCGACCCCGCCGCCCGTGCCCGTTGCGCCACTGCGACCATCGCAGGCGCGAAAGGATCTGGCCTCATCGGCAACCGACTGGTCGGAGTTAGCCGCCGCCGACCGCCATTTGAGGACCGTTGAAAGCCTTAAGGAGGATGGTCAGGCCGAGGCGCTTCTCTTCGGCACGCTTGTCCACCGCCTGTTGGAAAGCCCGCGCCTGCCGACACAAGATGAGGCCGAGGCGATGGCTCGCGCGCTCGACTCGGCGAACGATCCGCAATTTGTGACAAAGGCCCGCGACCAAGCCGCTGCCGTTCATGCCATGGCCGAGGCGCCCACGCTGTTCGGTCCGACATCACGCGCTGAAGTGCCGCTGCGCGGATCGTTGCGCGACACCAGCGGCGACATGCGCCAAATTACCGGCACGATCGACCGGCTTGTGGTAAACGAAGACGAGGTCTGGGCGGTCGACTTTAAGACCAATGCGACCACACCGCCTTTGTCGCGACTAAATGAAGTTGTTCCGGACTATCTGGCCCAAATCGCGCTCTATTCTGGTCTTTTGTCGCGACTGTTTCCCGCCCGTCTGGTGCGCTGTGGTTTGCTGTGGACAGGGGAGCCGCGCCTTGACTGGATCGCGCCGGAGACCATCAACGCAACCGCGCAACGTCTTGGTATCAATCGCGATCGCTGA